From the genome of Candidatus Omnitrophota bacterium, one region includes:
- a CDS encoding response regulator transcription factor produces MQESVSKKILIIEDEQELAFGLATLLKPQGYLITAAYDSLFGISLAHKEKPDLIILDLGLPAGGGFYVLENLKGSIKTFDIPVLVLTAQQGEDLEERVKKAGAVAYFQKPFDPESLSSKIKEILSSVS; encoded by the coding sequence ATGCAAGAGAGTGTCTCTAAGAAAATCCTCATAATAGAAGATGAGCAAGAGTTAGCGTTTGGTTTAGCTACTTTACTTAAACCTCAAGGGTATTTGATTACTGCAGCTTATGATAGCTTATTTGGTATAAGTTTGGCGCATAAAGAAAAGCCGGATTTAATAATTCTAGATTTAGGTTTGCCTGCCGGCGGAGGATTTTATGTCTTGGAGAATCTAAAAGGTTCTATAAAAACTTTTGATATACCGGTTTTAGTTTTAACAGCACAGCAAGGAGAAGATTTGGAAGAAAGGGTTAAGAAGGCCGGGGCGGTAGCATATTTTCAGAAGCCTTTTGACCCAGAATCGTTATCCAGCAAAATTAAAGAAATTTTAAGCAGTGTTAGTTGA
- a CDS encoding PilZ domain-containing protein gives MDKAQERRKFIRVSEKLQIMYEIVSSKKIGEYITKNISQGGVKFLVHDFIPQGSCLRIKLVLEPYLSCEALVKIAWIRENHFTEEYEVGVEFISMPRVAQEELIEYIKTCIAVVK, from the coding sequence ATGGATAAAGCGCAAGAGCGTAGAAAATTTATAAGAGTTTCTGAGAAGTTACAAATAATGTATGAAATTGTTTCCTCTAAGAAAATAGGAGAATATATCACCAAGAATATCAGCCAGGGTGGTGTAAAATTTTTAGTTCATGATTTTATACCCCAAGGCAGTTGTTTGAGGATCAAATTGGTTCTGGAGCCATATCTCAGTTGCGAAGCGCTTGTCAAGATCGCCTGGATTAGGGAAAATCATTTTACTGAAGAATATGAAGTCGGTGTAGAATTTATAAGCATGCCTCGAGTTGCTCAGGAGGAGCTTATTGAATACATAAAAACCTGTATTGCTGTTGTTAAATAG
- a CDS encoding HAMP domain-containing sensor histidine kinase, translating into MEKQDKTNKISYKLVLQELKEDPYKKLNIAFSLMVVVPFLVFFYLLTSRLFTMDVLIGNTGFIVMLSLFISLCGFYIVYSILKNIFNKILAYAAQAKHSDQLKSTFVATVSHELKNPLASIKINIYNISTGVIGQVNEEQKDALGLCQLTVERMVRLVNGLLDLHKIEAGVIDVKRHKLNLTEILEKQIKELQILADRKNIKIIKEFSDRNLSVWGDEDKLSQAIINLLSNGIKFTPENGMVTLKIYPDDKFVKLECIDTGPGIPDADMEKLFNKFERLNAANEGTGLGLAITKDIVEMHRGKILVESQVGKGSRFILLLPSDLRLTKR; encoded by the coding sequence ATGGAAAAACAAGATAAAACCAACAAAATAAGCTACAAGTTAGTGCTGCAGGAATTAAAAGAGGATCCCTATAAGAAACTCAATATAGCTTTTTCTTTAATGGTTGTTGTGCCGTTTTTGGTGTTCTTTTATCTTCTAACAAGCAGGTTATTTACTATGGATGTCCTTATCGGCAATACTGGTTTTATAGTGATGCTTTCTTTATTTATCTCTCTTTGCGGTTTTTATATAGTTTATAGTATCTTAAAGAATATTTTTAATAAGATTCTAGCTTATGCTGCACAGGCAAAACATAGCGATCAGTTAAAATCAACCTTTGTCGCAACAGTGTCTCACGAGCTAAAGAATCCCTTGGCCTCAATTAAGATCAATATTTATAATATTTCTACTGGTGTTATCGGCCAGGTAAATGAAGAGCAGAAAGATGCCCTTGGGCTTTGTCAATTAACGGTTGAGCGTATGGTTCGTTTGGTAAACGGCCTGCTAGACTTACATAAAATCGAGGCCGGGGTTATTGATGTTAAAAGGCATAAGCTTAACCTTACAGAAATCTTAGAAAAACAAATAAAAGAATTGCAAATTTTAGCAGATCGAAAGAACATAAAGATAATTAAAGAATTTTCGGATAGAAATTTATCCGTCTGGGGCGATGAGGACAAGCTTTCTCAAGCGATTATTAACCTTTTGAGTAATGGAATAAAATTTACTCCTGAAAACGGGATGGTTACTTTAAAGATTTATCCTGATGACAAATTCGTGAAATTAGAATGTATAGATACTGGACCCGGGATACCGGATGCTGATATGGAGAAGCTTTTTAATAAATTTGAACGGCTCAATGCTGCCAATGAAGGAACTGGCCTGGGGTTGGCTATTACCAAGGACATCGTAGAAATGCACAGGGGTAAGATTTTGGTAGAGAGCCAAGTTGGTAAGGGTAGCAGGTTTATTCTCCTGTTGCCTTCTGACCTTAGATTAACAAAAAGGTAA